In Actinomycetota bacterium, one genomic interval encodes:
- a CDS encoding Virginiamycin B lyase: protein MRRTTPIEGPDVPARVRPGAWRVAAAGVAALAVIGALPSSGAGAVGGITEFSAGISRDSAPLAITNGPDGALWFTQAGDDNYGVARITVRGRVTEFRAGIGDGARPFGITAGPDGNLWFTELAGMRIARITPQGVVTEFGPGIDPMAAEGAAPAPSGITWGPGRMVWFTELGASSVGRIDMAGGITTFSKGIQRGAGPFDISLGPDGNLWFTGAWNGEKDQPGNSIYRITPKGVVTRFAEGIPVASKPAGITRGPDSAMWFTMNAADAIGRITMKGRVTIFRKGISAGAKPGLITSAADGNLWFTEPDGNRIGRITPKGVVTEFSRGLSKGAGPLGITDGPDGNVWFTELAGNRIGRIITGARVR, encoded by the coding sequence ATGCGAAGAACTACGCCGATCGAAGGGCCTGACGTGCCCGCGCGGGTGAGGCCTGGGGCATGGCGGGTGGCGGCAGCGGGCGTCGCCGCCCTCGCGGTGATCGGCGCCCTGCCTTCTTCCGGCGCCGGCGCCGTGGGCGGCATCACGGAGTTCTCGGCCGGGATCTCGAGGGACTCGGCCCCGCTGGCGATCACCAACGGACCTGACGGCGCCCTGTGGTTCACCCAGGCAGGGGATGACAACTACGGCGTCGCCCGCATTACGGTGCGCGGGCGGGTGACCGAGTTCCGGGCCGGCATCGGCGATGGCGCGCGGCCATTCGGCATCACGGCGGGACCTGACGGCAACCTGTGGTTCACCGAGCTCGCCGGCATGCGCATCGCGCGCATCACGCCGCAGGGCGTGGTGACCGAGTTCGGGCCCGGCATCGATCCCATGGCCGCCGAGGGCGCGGCCCCGGCTCCGTCGGGCATCACCTGGGGTCCCGGTCGCATGGTGTGGTTCACCGAGCTCGGGGCCAGCTCGGTGGGGCGCATCGACATGGCGGGCGGCATCACCACCTTCAGCAAGGGCATCCAGCGGGGGGCGGGACCCTTCGACATCTCTCTGGGACCGGACGGCAACCTATGGTTCACCGGGGCCTGGAACGGCGAAAAGGACCAGCCCGGGAACTCGATCTACCGCATCACGCCGAAGGGCGTGGTGACGCGGTTCGCCGAGGGGATCCCGGTCGCCTCGAAGCCCGCGGGCATCACCCGCGGCCCGGACAGCGCGATGTGGTTCACGATGAATGCCGCCGATGCCATCGGCCGCATCACCATGAAGGGGCGCGTCACGATCTTCCGCAAGGGGATAAGCGCAGGCGCGAAACCGGGCCTCATCACCTCTGCCGCCGACGGCAACCTGTGGTTCACCGAGCCCGATGGCAACCGCATCGGCCGCATCACGCCGAAGGGCGTCGTGACCGAGTTCTCGCGGGGCCTGTCCAAGGGCGCCGGCCCGCTGGGCATCACCGATGGCCCCGATGGGAACGTGTGGTTCACCGAGCTTGCCGGCAACCGCATCGGCCGCATCATCACGGGCGCCCGCGTCAGGTGA
- a CDS encoding N-acetyltransferase yields the protein MSRENLVLGEGVQIADDVEIGANVVIHAGTVIGAGCVIQDNVVLGKIPKLASRSTSQARELPGLVLAESVTVCSGAVVFAGSSIGARTVIGDQAFVREDVQIGQDCGIGRSVCVENQTTIGDRCNIQSNSYITRLCVLEDDVFIAPCVTTTNDNFMGRTEGRHELLKGATIRRAARIGGGVVILPGIEIGEEAFVAAGALVTKDIPAGKLVAGLPARVWRDVPEEELLENQ from the coding sequence ATGAGCCGCGAGAACCTCGTGCTGGGGGAGGGCGTGCAGATCGCCGACGACGTGGAGATCGGGGCCAACGTGGTGATCCACGCCGGCACGGTCATCGGCGCGGGCTGCGTGATCCAGGACAACGTGGTGCTGGGCAAGATCCCGAAGCTCGCGTCGCGCTCCACGTCGCAGGCCCGGGAGCTGCCCGGCCTCGTGCTGGCCGAGAGCGTCACCGTGTGCTCGGGCGCCGTGGTGTTCGCCGGGAGCAGCATCGGCGCGCGCACGGTGATCGGCGACCAGGCCTTCGTGCGCGAGGACGTGCAGATCGGCCAGGACTGCGGAATCGGCCGCTCGGTGTGCGTGGAGAACCAGACCACCATCGGTGACCGCTGCAACATCCAGAGCAACTCGTACATCACGCGCCTGTGCGTGCTGGAGGACGACGTCTTCATCGCGCCGTGCGTCACCACGACGAACGACAACTTCATGGGCCGCACCGAGGGACGTCACGAACTGCTGAAGGGCGCGACCATCCGCCGTGCCGCACGCATCGGCGGTGGCGTGGTGATCCTCCCCGGCATCGAGATCGGCGAGGAGGCCTTCGTCGCCGCGGGCGCCCTGGTGACCAAGGACATCCCCGCCGGCAAGCTGGTGGCCGGTCTGCCCGCGCGCGTGTGGCGCGACGTGCCCGAGGAAGAACTGCTCGAGAACCAGTAG
- a CDS encoding Gfo/Idh/MocA family oxidoreductase, with amino-acid sequence MTPLRMAVVGMSYWGPNLARNFDRLEGSELAWACDLDESLLDRHRAAFPRTEFTTDLGEVLADPGADAVVIATPVPTHAALALRAIEAGKHVFVEKPLALTAADARAVAEAAGAAGVTLMVDHLLVLHPGVTKVKELVDSGHLGQVHYLYGNRLNLGIVRSNENALWSLGPHDISVMLHIVGEPAVEVSATGACYLQEGIEDVVFGRILFESGVIGHLHLSWLDPHKMRRMTVIGSERMVVFDDMESERKITVYDKGPVPRTGDYGEYIQVRSGDIFSPKIDSAEPLRLVCQHFLDSIRAGTAPVADGWAGLATVEVLEAMDTSLAEGGRPITLEGASR; translated from the coding sequence GTGACGCCGCTTCGCATGGCGGTGGTGGGCATGTCGTACTGGGGCCCCAACCTCGCGCGCAACTTCGACCGCCTCGAGGGCTCGGAGCTCGCGTGGGCCTGTGACCTGGATGAGTCGCTGCTCGACCGCCACCGCGCGGCGTTCCCGCGCACCGAGTTCACCACCGACCTGGGCGAGGTGCTGGCCGACCCCGGCGCCGACGCGGTGGTCATCGCCACCCCGGTGCCCACCCACGCCGCCCTGGCGCTGCGGGCCATCGAGGCCGGCAAGCACGTGTTCGTGGAGAAGCCCCTGGCGCTCACCGCCGCCGATGCCCGCGCGGTGGCCGAGGCCGCCGGGGCCGCGGGCGTGACGCTCATGGTGGACCACCTCCTGGTGCTGCACCCGGGCGTCACCAAGGTGAAGGAGCTCGTGGACAGCGGGCACCTGGGGCAGGTGCACTACCTCTACGGCAACCGGCTCAACCTCGGCATCGTGCGCAGCAACGAGAACGCCCTGTGGAGCCTGGGGCCGCACGACATCAGCGTGATGCTGCACATCGTGGGCGAGCCCGCGGTGGAGGTGTCGGCCACCGGGGCCTGCTACCTGCAGGAGGGCATCGAGGACGTCGTGTTCGGGCGCATCCTGTTCGAGAGCGGGGTCATCGGGCACCTGCACCTCTCGTGGCTCGACCCGCACAAGATGCGCCGCATGACGGTCATCGGATCGGAACGCATGGTGGTGTTCGACGACATGGAGAGCGAGCGCAAGATCACCGTGTACGACAAGGGTCCGGTGCCGCGCACGGGTGACTACGGCGAATACATCCAGGTGCGATCGGGCGATATCTTCAGCCCGAAGATCGACAGCGCCGAGCCGCTGCGCCTGGTGTGCCAGCACTTCCTCGACAGCATCCGCGCGGGCACCGCCCCCGTGGCCGACGGCTGGGCCGGCCTGGCCACCGTCGAGGTGCTCGAGGCCATGGACACATCGCTGGCCGAGGGCGGCCGGCCGATCACCCTGGAGGGGGCATCCCGATGA
- the rfbB gene encoding dTDP-glucose 4,6-dehydratase, whose amino-acid sequence MKVLITGGCGFIGSEVIRVAIEQGHQVVNLDKLTYAGNPANVAELMDNPRYAFIHGDIADPDVAQQAVDGCEVVINLAAESHVDRSLHNPTEFIQTDVVGTATLIMAAREAGVRRFVQVSTDEVYGSIPTGAFRETDPIQPSSPYSASKAGGDLQALAIHHTFGYDIVITRGSNTYGPRQYPEKLVPLFITNALDGLALPVYGDGQQVRDWIHVRDHAEGIWFATEHGEAGQAYNVGGGNEWPNLEITRRILAHTGASDELITFVEDRPGHDRRYALDTSRMRAMGWVPQVDFDEGLAATVEWYRDGRPWWEPIKSGEYAEWYAKNYADRRA is encoded by the coding sequence GTGAAGGTCCTCATCACCGGCGGGTGCGGGTTCATCGGGTCCGAGGTCATCCGCGTGGCCATCGAGCAGGGCCACCAGGTGGTCAACCTCGACAAGCTCACCTACGCGGGCAACCCCGCCAACGTGGCCGAGCTCATGGACAACCCGCGGTACGCGTTCATCCACGGCGATATCGCCGACCCCGATGTGGCGCAGCAGGCGGTGGACGGCTGCGAGGTGGTCATCAACCTGGCGGCCGAGAGCCATGTGGACCGCTCGCTGCACAACCCCACCGAATTCATCCAGACCGACGTGGTGGGCACCGCCACGCTCATCATGGCCGCGCGCGAGGCCGGCGTGCGCCGGTTCGTGCAGGTGAGCACCGACGAGGTGTACGGGTCGATCCCCACCGGGGCCTTCCGCGAGACCGACCCCATTCAGCCCTCGTCGCCGTACTCGGCCAGCAAGGCCGGCGGCGACCTGCAGGCCCTGGCGATCCACCACACCTTCGGCTACGACATCGTCATCACGCGCGGGTCGAACACCTACGGCCCGCGGCAGTACCCCGAGAAGCTCGTGCCGCTGTTCATCACCAACGCGCTCGACGGCCTTGCGCTGCCGGTGTACGGCGATGGCCAGCAGGTGCGCGACTGGATCCACGTGCGCGACCACGCCGAGGGCATCTGGTTCGCGACGGAGCACGGCGAGGCAGGCCAGGCGTACAACGTGGGCGGCGGCAACGAGTGGCCCAACCTGGAGATTACCCGGCGCATCCTCGCCCACACCGGCGCATCGGATGAGCTCATCACCTTCGTCGAGGATCGCCCGGGCCACGACCGGCGCTACGCGCTCGACACATCGCGCATGCGCGCCATGGGTTGGGTCCCGCAGGTGGACTTCGACGAGGGCCTGGCCGCCACCGTGGAGTGGTACCGCGACGGGCGCCCCTGGTGGGAGCCCATCAAGAGCGGCGAGTACGCTGAGTGGTATGCGAAGAACTACGCCGATCGAAGGGCCTGA
- a CDS encoding cytochrome c biogenesis protein CcdA, producing MRWPQVDQLSVISLAVAFAAGFASFISPCVLALVPGYLSFISGVPADQVDKRWKSVIRPTAAFVLGFGTMFAIFGASAGLIGRSLARDREVLNLVAGIILIVFGIAMILLPRLGWLQSDRHVRLSKRPETLIGAGLVGAAFAAGWTPCIGPILGSILTYAAPTGSPAAGALLLFVYSLGLGIPFLLAGIFMTQTLSASKWLRDRWYAVNAIGGSLMIVLGILVLTGNLERITQRLATIGFAGL from the coding sequence ATACGATGGCCGCAAGTGGACCAGCTCTCCGTCATCTCTCTGGCCGTCGCGTTCGCGGCGGGCTTCGCGTCGTTCATCTCGCCATGCGTGCTGGCGCTGGTGCCCGGCTACCTGTCGTTCATCTCGGGCGTGCCTGCCGACCAGGTGGACAAGCGCTGGAAGTCGGTCATCCGCCCCACCGCGGCGTTCGTCCTGGGCTTCGGGACCATGTTCGCCATCTTCGGGGCGAGCGCCGGGCTCATCGGCCGCTCGCTCGCCCGCGATCGCGAGGTGCTCAACCTCGTGGCGGGCATCATCCTCATCGTCTTCGGCATCGCGATGATTCTGCTGCCGCGCCTGGGGTGGTTGCAGTCCGACCGCCACGTGCGGCTGTCGAAGCGCCCCGAGACGCTGATCGGCGCCGGGCTCGTGGGCGCGGCCTTCGCGGCGGGGTGGACGCCCTGCATCGGGCCGATCCTCGGAAGCATCCTCACCTATGCCGCTCCCACCGGCTCGCCGGCCGCAGGGGCCCTGCTGCTGTTCGTCTACTCGCTCGGGCTGGGGATCCCGTTCCTGCTCGCGGGCATCTTCATGACCCAGACCCTCTCGGCATCGAAGTGGCTGCGCGATCGCTGGTACGCGGTGAACGCCATCGGCGGCTCGCTGATGATCGTCCTCGGCATCCTGGTGCTCACCGGTAACCTCGAGCGCATCACCCAGCGACTCGCCACCATCGGGTTCGCAGGCCTTTAG
- the rfbD gene encoding dTDP-4-dehydrorhamnose reductase, translated as MHALVIGHRGMLGTDLMHHLAAEGHHAVGLDLPELDITDRRAVMRAVGEAAPEVVFHLAAWTDVDGAEQDEEQALRVNGEGTRNVAIAARDAGAALVAVSTDYVFPGTGGPYAEDDATDPIQAYGRTKLAGERLAELEHPEGTRIGRTAWLYGAHGRNFVDTMIGLGSDPARDHVDVVADQVGCPTWTRDLCPALVALADQPAGIYHVAGGGSTTWADFAREAYRLAGVECEVRDTTTEAFARPAPRPAVSVLEVTHEGAPRLRAWEDALADYIRERS; from the coding sequence GTGCACGCGCTGGTCATCGGGCACCGGGGCATGCTCGGCACCGACCTCATGCACCACCTCGCGGCCGAGGGGCACCACGCCGTGGGCCTCGACCTGCCCGAGCTCGACATCACCGATCGCCGGGCCGTGATGCGCGCCGTGGGCGAGGCCGCCCCTGAGGTGGTGTTCCACCTGGCCGCGTGGACCGACGTGGACGGTGCCGAACAGGACGAGGAGCAGGCGCTGCGGGTGAACGGCGAGGGCACGCGCAACGTGGCCATCGCCGCGCGCGACGCCGGCGCGGCGCTCGTGGCCGTGAGCACCGACTACGTGTTCCCCGGCACGGGCGGGCCCTATGCCGAGGACGACGCCACCGACCCCATCCAGGCCTACGGGCGCACCAAGCTGGCGGGCGAGCGCCTGGCCGAGCTGGAGCATCCCGAGGGCACGCGCATCGGCCGCACGGCGTGGCTCTACGGCGCACACGGCCGCAACTTCGTGGACACCATGATCGGCCTGGGGTCCGATCCCGCGCGCGACCACGTGGACGTGGTGGCCGACCAGGTGGGCTGCCCCACCTGGACCCGTGATCTCTGCCCGGCCCTCGTGGCGCTTGCCGACCAGCCCGCAGGCATCTACCACGTGGCGGGCGGCGGCAGCACCACCTGGGCCGACTTCGCGCGCGAGGCCTACCGGCTTGCGGGCGTGGAGTGCGAGGTGCGCGACACCACCACCGAGGCCTTCGCCCGCCCGGCGCCCCGCCCCGCGGTGAGCGTGCTCGAGGTGACCCACGAGGGAGCCCCGCGCCTGCGTGCGTGGGAGGATGCCCTCGCCGACTACATCAGGGAGCGTTCGTGA
- a CDS encoding TerC/Alx family metal homeostasis membrane protein, protein MGRRSRPDCRPVNVPLWAWIALVVGTVVVIAVDLLFISKGDKEMSLRSALAWTGVWLSLGLLFAVVVGVAFDTRYATEYLSGFLLEYSLSMDNVFVFIVLFGFFVVPPAAKLRVLTIGILIALGLRLIAILLGGVLIAKAEWVLYVFGAFLIYTAWKLLQHADEPADPEKSPILKLLKTRLPLTGTYEGRKFRVKVDKKWMYTTLTVVLVMLAGTDLVFALDSIPAAFAVTREPFLVFAVNAFALMGLRSLFFVLEGLVDRFPYLSYGLAIVLAFVGAKMLVKDFWHPPIWLSLAVIVAVLGTSIIYSWIKTKPPRPA, encoded by the coding sequence ATGGGGCGGCGGTCTCGGCCAGACTGCCGCCCCGTGAACGTTCCTCTCTGGGCATGGATTGCCCTCGTGGTCGGCACCGTGGTGGTGATCGCCGTCGACCTGCTCTTCATCTCGAAGGGCGACAAGGAGATGAGCCTCAGGAGCGCCCTCGCCTGGACGGGCGTGTGGCTCAGCCTCGGGCTGCTCTTCGCCGTCGTGGTGGGCGTGGCGTTCGACACGCGGTACGCCACCGAGTACCTCTCGGGCTTCCTGCTCGAGTACTCGCTCTCGATGGACAACGTGTTCGTGTTCATCGTCCTGTTCGGGTTCTTCGTGGTCCCGCCCGCGGCGAAGCTGCGCGTGCTCACCATCGGGATCCTCATCGCGCTGGGCCTGCGCCTCATCGCGATCCTGTTGGGCGGGGTGCTCATCGCGAAGGCCGAATGGGTGCTCTACGTCTTCGGCGCATTCCTCATCTACACCGCATGGAAGCTGCTGCAGCACGCCGACGAGCCGGCCGACCCCGAGAAGTCGCCGATCCTCAAGTTGCTGAAGACGCGGCTCCCGCTCACGGGCACCTACGAGGGCCGGAAGTTCCGCGTGAAGGTGGACAAGAAGTGGATGTACACCACCCTCACGGTGGTGCTGGTAATGCTGGCCGGCACCGACCTGGTGTTCGCGCTCGACAGCATCCCTGCCGCCTTCGCGGTGACCCGCGAGCCATTCCTCGTGTTTGCGGTGAACGCCTTCGCCCTCATGGGACTGAGGTCACTGTTCTTCGTGCTCGAGGGCCTGGTGGATCGCTTCCCGTACTTGAGCTACGGCCTGGCGATCGTGCTGGCGTTCGTGGGCGCCAAGATGCTCGTGAAGGATTTCTGGCACCCGCCCATCTGGCTCTCGCTCGCGGTGATCGTGGCAGTGCTCGGCACGAGCATCATCTACAGCTGGATCAAGACGAAGCCGCCGCGCCCGGCCTGA
- a CDS encoding glucose-1-phosphate thymidylyltransferase, producing MLSGGAGTRLRPITHTSAKQLVPVANKPVLFYGLEALRDAGITDIGIIIGDTGDEIREAIGDGSALGVRVTFIPQSAPLGLAHAVLTAEDFLGDSPFVMYLGDNLLRDGITPLVQEFRASDPDAMILLQHVPNPSSYGVAVLDGDRVVNLEEKPAQPRSDLALVGVYMFTPTILDAAKKIEPSARGELEITDAIQLLIDQGRRVEPHVVTGWWKDTGQVEDMLEANRLILDVIEPRVDGELIDSDVEGRVVIEAGARLVNSHVRGPAVIGQGAVVENAYIGPYSSISTGCVVRRAEIEHSILLERVHLEDLDARVESSLIGREVRITRSDAKPRAYRFVLGDSSVIGLT from the coding sequence GTGCTCTCGGGCGGCGCCGGCACGCGGCTCCGGCCCATCACGCACACCTCGGCCAAGCAGCTGGTGCCCGTGGCCAACAAGCCCGTGCTCTTCTACGGGCTCGAGGCCCTGCGCGATGCCGGCATCACTGACATCGGCATCATCATCGGCGACACCGGCGATGAGATCCGCGAGGCGATCGGCGACGGCTCGGCCCTCGGCGTGCGGGTCACGTTCATCCCGCAGTCGGCGCCCCTGGGGCTGGCGCACGCGGTGCTGACGGCCGAGGACTTCCTGGGCGACAGCCCGTTCGTGATGTACCTGGGCGACAACCTGCTGCGCGACGGCATCACGCCGCTGGTGCAGGAGTTCCGCGCGTCGGACCCCGACGCGATGATCCTGCTGCAGCACGTGCCCAATCCGTCGTCCTACGGCGTGGCGGTGCTCGACGGCGACCGCGTGGTGAACCTCGAGGAGAAGCCCGCCCAGCCCAGGAGCGACCTGGCGCTCGTGGGCGTGTACATGTTCACGCCGACGATCCTCGACGCCGCGAAGAAGATCGAGCCCTCGGCGCGCGGCGAGCTGGAGATCACCGACGCCATCCAGCTCCTGATCGACCAGGGGCGCCGGGTGGAGCCGCATGTGGTGACCGGCTGGTGGAAGGACACCGGCCAGGTGGAGGACATGCTCGAGGCCAACCGGCTGATCCTCGACGTCATCGAGCCGCGGGTGGACGGCGAGCTCATCGACAGCGACGTCGAGGGCCGCGTGGTGATCGAGGCCGGCGCGCGCCTCGTGAACAGCCACGTGCGCGGCCCCGCCGTGATCGGCCAGGGCGCCGTGGTGGAGAACGCCTACATCGGGCCCTACTCCTCCATCTCCACCGGCTGCGTGGTGCGCCGCGCGGAGATCGAGCACTCGATCCTGCTCGAGCGCGTGCACCTGGAGGACCTCGACGCCCGCGTGGAGAGCAGCCTCATCGGCCGCGAGGTGCGCATCACCCGCAGCGACGCCAAGCCCCGGGCCTACCGGTTCGTGCTGGGCGACTCGTCGGTGATCGGCCTCACCTAG
- a CDS encoding nucleotide sugar dehydrogenase, which produces MSTPSPRIGVIGLGYVGLPLAVVFAEAGVPVVGLDVVDEKIAAINHGTSHIEDVPSDRLAPLVESGMLRASTDLDELSAVQAIVICLPTPLDEHREPDLSAVLGAARDIAPRLQRGQLVVLESTTYPGTTREELAPLLEECGLRAGEDFHLAFSPERVDPGREDWTTRSTPKVVGGLTPACTATALQVYGQAFDTLVPVSTPEVAEMTKILENVFRSVNIALVNETAILCDRMGVDVWEVIDAAATKPFGYMPFRPGPGLGGHCIPIDPFYLTWKAREYDFHTEFIELAGKINSQMPYFCVSKLARALNDHEKALKGAKVLVVGVAYKADVNDMRESPALKVMSLLVERGAELSYHDPHVPALEPGHGIDIALRSVDLTDEALADADAVVVVTAHAGIDWQRVADGSRLVVDFRNAVPRGENVWTL; this is translated from the coding sequence ATGAGCACCCCATCGCCGCGCATCGGCGTGATCGGACTCGGCTACGTCGGCCTGCCGCTCGCCGTCGTGTTCGCCGAGGCCGGCGTGCCCGTTGTCGGCCTCGACGTGGTTGACGAGAAGATCGCCGCCATCAACCACGGCACCTCGCACATCGAGGACGTGCCATCCGATCGGCTCGCCCCCCTGGTGGAGTCGGGGATGCTGCGCGCGAGCACCGACCTCGACGAGCTGTCGGCGGTCCAGGCCATCGTCATCTGCCTGCCCACGCCGCTTGATGAGCACCGCGAGCCGGACCTCAGCGCGGTGCTCGGCGCCGCCCGCGATATCGCCCCGCGCCTCCAGAGGGGACAGTTGGTGGTGCTCGAGAGCACCACGTATCCGGGCACCACGCGCGAGGAGCTCGCACCGCTGCTGGAGGAGTGCGGGCTCAGAGCCGGGGAGGACTTCCACCTGGCCTTCAGCCCCGAGCGGGTGGACCCGGGCCGCGAGGACTGGACCACCCGGTCGACCCCGAAGGTGGTGGGCGGGCTCACCCCGGCATGCACGGCCACGGCGCTTCAGGTGTATGGCCAGGCGTTCGACACGCTGGTGCCGGTGTCCACACCCGAGGTGGCCGAGATGACCAAGATCCTCGAGAACGTCTTTCGCAGCGTGAACATCGCGCTGGTCAACGAGACGGCGATCCTGTGCGATCGCATGGGAGTGGACGTGTGGGAGGTCATCGACGCCGCAGCCACCAAGCCGTTTGGCTACATGCCGTTCCGGCCGGGGCCGGGCCTGGGCGGCCACTGCATCCCGATCGACCCGTTCTATCTCACGTGGAAGGCGCGCGAGTACGACTTCCACACCGAGTTCATCGAGCTCGCGGGCAAGATCAACTCGCAGATGCCCTACTTCTGCGTGAGCAAGCTCGCGCGGGCGCTGAACGATCACGAGAAGGCGCTCAAGGGTGCGAAGGTGCTGGTGGTCGGCGTGGCCTACAAGGCCGACGTGAACGACATGCGCGAGAGCCCGGCGCTCAAGGTGATGTCGCTGCTGGTCGAACGCGGGGCCGAGCTGAGCTACCACGACCCCCATGTCCCCGCGCTCGAGCCGGGGCATGGGATCGACATCGCCCTGCGAAGCGTGGACCTCACCGACGAGGCGCTGGCGGATGCCGACGCCGTGGTGGTGGTCACGGCGCACGCGGGCATCGACTGGCAGCGCGTGGCCGATGGCAGCCGCCTCGTGGTGGACTTCCGCAACGCAGTGCCCAGGGGGGAGAACGTGTGGACGCTGTGA
- a CDS encoding UDP-N-acetylglucosamine 2-epimerase (non-hydrolyzing), with protein sequence MRIVSLVGNRPQFVKAAPLCGALRAQGDEVLVHSGQHYDPELADLFFDELGIPSPDHALEVGPGTPVHQVAAIMERFEHVLRDEQPDAVLVYGDTTTTLAGALTAARCGIPLAHVEAGLRSFDRTMPEEQNRVVTDHLSDVLLCPTAQAVNNLAAEGITRGVHLVGDVMFDASRMFAPLAAERGAAAAHGLEPDGYLLVTIHRAAATDTPEALDAMVEVLSSLGEPAIFPVHPRTRAKLQAGGRWDALERVPGLVLAPPAGYLDFTSLLMSARAVVTDSGGVQKEAYFHGVPCITLRDTTEWVETVEGGFNTLTGMDSGAVAAALGGLSMPAGRPPYYGDGHAADAIARAVVAELG encoded by the coding sequence GTGCGCATCGTGTCCCTCGTCGGGAACCGGCCCCAGTTCGTCAAGGCCGCGCCCCTCTGCGGCGCCCTCCGCGCCCAGGGGGACGAGGTGCTCGTGCACTCGGGCCAGCACTATGACCCCGAGCTGGCCGATCTCTTCTTCGATGAGCTGGGCATTCCGAGTCCCGACCACGCGCTCGAGGTGGGACCCGGCACGCCCGTGCACCAGGTGGCAGCCATCATGGAGCGGTTCGAGCACGTGCTGCGCGACGAGCAGCCCGACGCCGTGCTGGTGTACGGCGACACCACCACCACGCTGGCCGGGGCGCTCACGGCGGCCAGGTGCGGAATACCCCTGGCGCACGTGGAGGCCGGGCTGCGGTCGTTCGACAGGACGATGCCCGAGGAGCAGAACCGGGTGGTCACCGACCACCTGTCCGACGTGCTGCTGTGCCCCACCGCGCAGGCCGTGAACAACCTCGCCGCCGAGGGGATCACCCGGGGCGTGCACCTGGTGGGGGACGTCATGTTCGATGCCAGCCGCATGTTCGCGCCGCTGGCCGCCGAACGCGGGGCCGCCGCGGCCCACGGGCTCGAGCCGGACGGCTACCTGCTGGTCACCATCCACCGCGCCGCGGCCACCGACACCCCGGAGGCGCTCGACGCCATGGTGGAGGTGCTCTCGTCGCTCGGCGAGCCGGCCATCTTCCCCGTGCACCCGCGCACACGGGCCAAGCTGCAGGCGGGCGGGCGCTGGGATGCCCTCGAGCGGGTTCCGGGCCTGGTGTTGGCGCCGCCCGCCGGGTACCTCGACTTCACGAGCCTGCTCATGAGCGCGCGCGCGGTGGTCACCGACTCCGGCGGCGTGCAGAAGGAGGCCTACTTCCACGGGGTGCCCTGCATCACGCTGCGCGACACCACCGAGTGGGTGGAGACCGTGGAGGGGGGCTTCAACACCCTCACTGGGATGGACTCCGGCGCGGTGGCGGCTGCCCTCGGCGGGCTCTCGATGCCGGCGGGACGCCCGCCGTACTACGGCGACGGCCATGCCGCCGACGCCATCGCGCGCGCGGTGGTGGCCGAGCTCGGCTAG